One window from the genome of Candidatus Zixiibacteriota bacterium encodes:
- a CDS encoding CBS domain-containing protein, whose amino-acid sequence MKLANLLMDRRIRIDLKAHTKAEAVDELLDLLRAERVALDYDDIVRSVRIREEIESTSYGRGFAFPHARTNAVSELYILIGVSREGLDEGGPDGVPVHVVCLLLTPSAIAKLYLQTLSGLATFARMPGSLDRVRSIINPRDLVKLVADTGVTVDKELMVKDIMRHDVAKVRPDDTLKDVANEMFRHRLSALAVVDENNRLLGVISDRDLIKAALPDYRTLISNLNYSLDVEPFEELLKREDKIKVSQLYREDFETTTPETRIVEVAAMMIFKDFTRVFVTENDNLVGILLRKDIVNMIIRG is encoded by the coding sequence GTGAAGCTTGCGAATTTGCTCATGGATCGCCGGATCCGAATCGATCTGAAGGCCCACACCAAGGCCGAGGCCGTGGACGAACTGCTCGACCTGCTCCGGGCCGAGCGGGTGGCGCTGGATTACGACGACATCGTGCGATCGGTGCGCATCCGCGAGGAGATCGAGAGCACCTCCTACGGCCGGGGATTCGCCTTCCCCCACGCCCGGACCAACGCGGTCAGCGAACTGTACATCCTCATCGGCGTGTCGCGGGAGGGGCTCGACGAGGGGGGTCCCGACGGCGTGCCGGTGCACGTCGTCTGCCTTCTCCTCACCCCCTCGGCGATCGCCAAGCTCTACCTCCAGACGCTGTCGGGGCTGGCGACGTTCGCCCGGATGCCGGGCTCGCTCGACCGCGTGCGGTCGATCATCAACCCGCGCGACCTGGTGAAACTGGTGGCCGACACCGGGGTGACGGTCGACAAGGAGTTGATGGTCAAGGACATCATGCGGCACGACGTGGCCAAGGTGCGGCCGGACGACACCCTCAAGGATGTCGCCAACGAAATGTTCCGGCACCGTCTGTCGGCGCTGGCGGTGGTCGACGAGAACAACCGCCTGCTCGGCGTGATCAGCGACCGCGACCTCATCAAGGCCGCCCTGCCCGATTACCGGACGCTCATCTCGAATCTCAACTACTCGCTCGACGTGGAGCCGTTCGAGGAACTGCTCAAGCGCGAGGACAAGATCAAGGTGTCGCAGCTCTACCGGGAGGATTTCGAGACCACGACGCCGGAGACGCGCATCGTGGAGGTGGCGGCGATGATGATTTTCAAGGATTTCACGCGCGTGTTCGTCACCGAGAACGACAACCTCGTCGGGATCCTCCTGCGCAAGGACATCGTGAACATGATTATTCGGGGCTAG
- a CDS encoding DUF502 domain-containing protein, which yields MLKRNFLSGVLVVVPLILTYLVLRFLLETLDGILRPPLAKLIGRDIPLVGFVALIVLIFVAGVLVRSYVGHRLYGLGERWLVRLPLIRPIYSAAKQLLEALAGPKMNAFKEVALIEYPRLGLWSMVFIAGRTETLFNGAVRKCAVAFIASTPTPISGMVVIIPEEQVWPLDMTIEEGVKFIVSGGVVTPALLKERSAKDADTGSKGLP from the coding sequence ATGCTCAAACGGAATTTCCTGTCCGGGGTGCTCGTCGTCGTACCCCTGATCCTGACCTACCTCGTCCTCCGCTTCCTGCTGGAGACGCTCGACGGCATCCTCCGGCCCCCCCTGGCCAAGCTGATCGGCCGCGACATTCCGCTGGTCGGCTTCGTCGCGCTCATCGTGCTGATCTTCGTCGCCGGGGTCCTGGTCCGCAGTTATGTCGGCCACCGGCTCTACGGGCTGGGCGAACGATGGCTCGTGCGGCTGCCGCTGATACGGCCGATCTACTCGGCGGCCAAGCAGCTCCTGGAGGCGCTGGCCGGGCCCAAGATGAACGCCTTCAAAGAGGTGGCGCTCATCGAGTACCCAAGGCTCGGCCTCTGGAGCATGGTGTTTATCGCCGGGCGCACCGAGACGCTCTTCAACGGAGCCGTGCGCAAGTGCGCGGTGGCGTTTATCGCCTCGACGCCCACGCCGATCTCCGGGATGGTCGTGATCATTCCCGAAGAGCAAGTGTGGCCGCTGGACATGACGATCGAAGAGGGGGTCAAGTTCATTGTCTCGGGGGGCGTGGTGACGCCGGCGCTCCTCAAAGAACGGTCCGCCAAGGATGCCGACACCGGCAGTAAGGGGTTACCGTGA
- a CDS encoding NADH-quinone oxidoreductase subunit N: MDVQYPDINLRYMLPEMFLFLWACVVIAYDAASRRRSETGAGYLALFGLVVTGLLLAFTGDGAGWGRMFVQDTAARFFKMVFLGAAFMAIGSSFGIMRQRITHHRGEFFGLILLSTVGMMFLASANELLTIYVGLELTTIPLYVLAAFYKDNKLSVEAGVKYFIVGAFSSALLLFGISYLYGMAGTTDLLLLKISLSTTHQAVGTLGFILVLAIVCMAAGIGFKLALPPFHQWAPDVYEGAPTPVAAFLSVGSKGAGLVAFAKVFAKGMEAFHPTYMAPNDWGKLAAMLAAAAMIVGNTVAIRQTNIKRLLAYSSIAQAGYIMVGLVAMNRFGMGSMAFYIFAYLFANMGAFACVAIFEDRTGSVQIDSYNGLARTSPLMAATFAVFLLSLAGIPPLAGFFAKYYVFAAAIQSAQADASAGWLYWLVGIGLLTSVFALYYYARIIKAMYFAKEESPYRMEYTPPALAVLAIGLAGLFVFGLYPEPVLRLAADITHSFLVIP, translated from the coding sequence ATGGACGTGCAGTATCCCGACATCAACCTTCGCTACATGCTCCCCGAGATGTTCCTGTTCCTGTGGGCGTGCGTGGTGATCGCCTACGACGCCGCGAGCCGGCGGCGGAGCGAGACGGGGGCCGGGTACCTCGCGCTCTTCGGGCTGGTGGTGACGGGCCTGCTCCTGGCCTTCACCGGCGACGGGGCGGGGTGGGGGCGGATGTTTGTCCAGGACACGGCCGCCCGCTTCTTCAAAATGGTCTTCCTCGGCGCGGCGTTCATGGCCATTGGCAGCTCCTTCGGGATCATGCGGCAGCGGATCACGCACCACCGGGGGGAGTTCTTCGGGCTGATCCTCCTGTCGACGGTGGGGATGATGTTCCTCGCCTCGGCCAACGAACTGCTCACGATCTATGTCGGGCTGGAGCTGACGACGATCCCGCTGTACGTGCTGGCGGCATTCTACAAAGACAACAAGCTCTCGGTCGAAGCCGGGGTCAAGTATTTCATCGTCGGGGCGTTCTCCTCGGCTCTGCTGCTGTTCGGGATCTCCTACCTCTACGGCATGGCGGGCACGACCGACCTGCTGCTTTTGAAGATTTCCCTGTCGACGACCCACCAGGCGGTGGGGACGCTCGGCTTCATCCTCGTGCTGGCGATTGTCTGCATGGCGGCCGGTATCGGGTTCAAGCTCGCACTGCCGCCGTTCCACCAGTGGGCGCCCGATGTGTACGAGGGAGCGCCGACGCCGGTGGCGGCGTTTCTGTCGGTGGGTTCAAAGGGCGCGGGGCTGGTGGCCTTCGCGAAGGTATTCGCCAAGGGCATGGAGGCCTTTCACCCGACCTACATGGCCCCGAACGACTGGGGCAAACTCGCGGCCATGCTCGCGGCGGCGGCCATGATCGTGGGCAACACCGTGGCCATCCGCCAGACCAACATCAAACGCCTGCTCGCCTATTCCTCGATCGCCCAGGCCGGCTACATCATGGTCGGGCTGGTGGCTATGAACCGGTTCGGGATGGGGTCGATGGCGTTCTACATTTTCGCCTACCTCTTCGCGAACATGGGCGCGTTCGCCTGTGTGGCGATTTTCGAGGACCGCACCGGCTCGGTCCAGATCGACAGCTACAACGGACTCGCCCGGACCTCGCCCCTGATGGCGGCCACGTTCGCGGTGTTTCTGCTCTCGCTGGCCGGAATTCCCCCGCTCGCCGGATTCTTCGCCAAGTACTATGTCTTCGCCGCGGCCATCCAGTCGGCTCAGGCGGATGCCTCCGCCGGGTGGCTCTACTGGCTGGTTGGGATCGGCCTGCTGACCTCGGTGTTCGCGCTGTACTACTACGCGAGAATCATCAAAGCAATGTATTTCGCCAAGGAGGAGTCGCCCTATCGGATGGAGTACACTCCCCCGGCGCTGGCGGTGCTGGCGATCGGCCTGGCGGGGCTGTTCGTCTTCGGGCTGTATCCCGAGCCGGTGCTGCGGCTCGCGGCCGACATCACCCATTCGTTTCTGGTGATTCCGTAG
- a CDS encoding NADH-quinone oxidoreductase subunit M gives MLSLLVFVPLAGMLIVMLLPKDNKAAIRWTAFGVSLVPMVLSFWVTWDYFVNKAASHMLAYVEGPFDWIPSLNIQYYLGVDGISVPMLALTGLLSSISLLASFNIEKRVKEYFAFFLLLEAGMMGVFVALDFFLFYVFWEVMLVPMYFLIGIWGGPRKEYAAIKFFLYTLFGSIFMLVAILILYFSSTPHTLNMVTLLETGPGLGHGLQMVCFAFFFIAFAIKVPVWPFHTWLPDAHVEAPTAVSVILAGVLLKMGTYAMLRISWPMFPSALATFGIWIAVLGAIGIIYGALVSMAQKDLKKLVAYSSVSHMGYCMLALGAYTSVTALAGVMFQMISHGLITGALFLLVGVLYDRAHTREIAAFGGLGVKVPVYTGLMVLFGMASLGLPGMSGFVSEFMVFVGAFMGTNKILVGISVLGVVLGATYILRMVQRVFLGEFDLARWGGLTDINLRELICVAPLAVLTIAIGVYPKPVEVLMGATLQNLVNLMVR, from the coding sequence ATGCTGAGTCTCCTGGTATTTGTCCCCCTGGCGGGAATGCTCATCGTGATGCTGCTGCCGAAAGACAACAAGGCGGCCATCCGGTGGACGGCGTTCGGGGTGAGCCTCGTGCCGATGGTCCTGTCGTTCTGGGTCACGTGGGACTATTTCGTGAACAAGGCCGCGTCGCACATGCTCGCGTATGTCGAGGGGCCGTTCGACTGGATTCCCTCGCTGAACATCCAGTACTATCTCGGCGTGGACGGGATCTCGGTGCCCATGCTCGCCCTCACCGGGCTGCTCTCGAGCATTTCGCTGCTCGCGTCGTTCAACATCGAGAAGCGGGTCAAAGAGTACTTCGCGTTCTTCCTCCTCCTCGAGGCCGGGATGATGGGCGTGTTCGTGGCCCTCGATTTCTTCCTCTTCTACGTCTTCTGGGAAGTCATGCTCGTGCCGATGTACTTCCTCATCGGCATCTGGGGCGGGCCGCGCAAGGAGTACGCCGCAATCAAGTTCTTCCTCTACACCCTGTTCGGGTCGATCTTCATGCTGGTCGCCATCCTCATCCTCTACTTCTCCTCCACCCCCCACACGCTCAACATGGTGACCCTCCTGGAGACCGGGCCGGGGCTGGGGCACGGGCTTCAGATGGTCTGTTTCGCCTTCTTCTTCATTGCCTTCGCGATCAAAGTGCCGGTGTGGCCGTTCCACACCTGGCTGCCGGATGCCCACGTCGAGGCGCCCACGGCGGTGTCGGTGATCCTGGCGGGCGTGCTGCTGAAAATGGGGACGTATGCGATGCTGCGGATTTCGTGGCCGATGTTCCCCTCGGCCCTGGCGACCTTCGGGATCTGGATCGCGGTGCTCGGGGCGATCGGCATCATCTACGGGGCGCTTGTGTCGATGGCGCAGAAGGATCTCAAGAAGCTGGTGGCCTACTCCTCGGTGTCCCACATGGGGTACTGCATGCTCGCGCTCGGGGCCTACACGTCGGTGACGGCGCTCGCGGGGGTGATGTTCCAGATGATTTCCCACGGGCTGATCACCGGGGCGCTCTTCCTCCTGGTGGGCGTGCTCTACGACCGGGCGCACACGCGCGAGATCGCCGCCTTCGGCGGGCTGGGCGTCAAGGTGCCGGTGTACACCGGCCTCATGGTGCTGTTCGGGATGGCCTCGCTCGGGCTGCCCGGCATGTCGGGCTTCGTGAGCGAATTCATGGTCTTCGTCGGCGCCTTCATGGGGACCAACAAGATCCTCGTCGGCATCTCCGTCCTCGGCGTGGTGCTCGGCGCGACCTACATCCTCCGTATGGTGCAGCGGGTGTTCCTCGGCGAATTCGACCTGGCCCGCTGGGGCGGGCTGACCGACATCAACCTCCGCGAACTGATCTGCGTAGCGCCCCTGGCCGTGCTGACTATCGCCATCGGCGTGTACCCCAAGCCGGTGGAGGTGCTCATGGGGGCGACGCTGCAAAACCTCGTCAACCTGATGGTGCGGTAG
- the nuoL gene encoding NADH-quinone oxidoreductase subunit L — translation MTEYSFLICVLPLLSFLLIVFFFRWNEKLSSLFSIAMILASFLLSVIVLIETIGRHGAAYEASYRFLDFPNFHLQIGILVDALTAIMLVVVTTVGACVQIYSLGYMHNDPRFSRFFAYLSLFLFSMLGLVLANNFFMIFIFWELVGLTSYLLIGFWFEKKSAADACKKAFLTTRTGDLGFIVGLLTIGIYFGTFNYGEVFALAGSGTIPAGILTLAAVGVFCGAVGKSAQFPLHVWLPDAMEGPTPVSALIHAATMVAAGVYLVARSMALFAASAEAALVVAIIGLTTSFIAATIALTQFDIKRILAYSTVSQLGYMIMALGLFGYDTAHARHSVGYYAGTFHLMTHAFFKGLLFLGAGSVIHAVHTNDIREMGGLRTKMPRTSYTFMIASLSIAGIFPLAGFWSKDEIVAATLDHPVFFVLTLAIAFMTAFYMWRLCFLTFFGEPRDPHRFAHAHESPANMTYPLVFLAVLAVSAGWVGLPMEWLTGHGIASFLYFGAEAPEHHTPAYWLMGVSLLVGLAGIGLAAAMYYWKKISADSVVRAVRPVHAFLYHKWYFDELYFAAIVNPLSRFAGLLWKFDAGIVDGAVNGTAWLTILWADIKQWFDTWIVDGAVNGAGWVVSGFGGLLRYLQSGRPQFYALTIGAVLVFAALAKLEANVAGARFPYLTVIFGAGVILLGLFARSGRDAGGPDEPSEAKEFQVTVEEKR, via the coding sequence ATGACGGAGTATTCATTTCTCATCTGCGTGCTGCCGCTCCTCTCGTTCCTCCTTATCGTGTTCTTCTTCCGCTGGAACGAGAAGCTCTCGTCGCTGTTTTCGATCGCCATGATTCTCGCCTCGTTCCTGCTGTCGGTGATCGTGCTGATCGAGACGATCGGGCGGCACGGCGCGGCCTACGAGGCCTCCTACCGCTTCCTCGATTTCCCGAATTTCCATCTCCAGATCGGGATCCTGGTCGACGCCCTCACGGCGATCATGCTCGTGGTCGTGACCACCGTGGGAGCCTGCGTGCAAATCTACTCGCTCGGGTACATGCACAACGATCCGCGGTTCAGCCGGTTTTTCGCCTACCTGTCGCTGTTCTTGTTCTCGATGCTCGGGTTGGTGCTCGCGAACAACTTCTTCATGATCTTCATCTTCTGGGAGCTCGTCGGGCTCACCTCGTACCTGCTGATCGGGTTCTGGTTCGAGAAGAAGTCGGCGGCGGACGCCTGCAAGAAGGCCTTCCTGACGACGCGGACGGGGGATCTCGGGTTCATTGTCGGGCTGCTCACGATCGGGATCTACTTCGGGACGTTCAACTACGGGGAGGTGTTCGCGCTGGCCGGGTCGGGGACGATCCCGGCGGGGATTCTCACGCTCGCGGCGGTGGGGGTGTTCTGCGGGGCGGTCGGAAAATCGGCCCAGTTCCCGCTCCACGTGTGGCTGCCCGACGCGATGGAGGGTCCGACGCCGGTCTCGGCGCTCATCCATGCGGCGACCATGGTGGCGGCCGGTGTCTACCTCGTGGCGCGGTCGATGGCGCTCTTCGCGGCCTCGGCCGAGGCCGCGCTGGTCGTGGCGATCATCGGGCTGACCACTTCGTTCATCGCCGCGACGATCGCTCTCACCCAGTTCGATATCAAACGGATCCTGGCTTATTCGACGGTGAGCCAGCTCGGATACATGATCATGGCGCTCGGGCTGTTCGGCTACGACACGGCCCACGCCCGCCACTCGGTGGGGTACTACGCCGGGACGTTCCACCTCATGACCCACGCCTTCTTCAAGGGGCTGCTCTTCCTCGGGGCCGGTTCGGTGATCCACGCCGTTCACACCAACGACATCCGGGAGATGGGCGGGCTGCGGACGAAGATGCCCCGGACGTCGTACACGTTCATGATCGCCTCGCTCTCGATCGCGGGGATATTCCCGCTCGCGGGGTTCTGGTCGAAGGATGAGATCGTGGCCGCGACGCTGGACCACCCGGTGTTTTTCGTCCTCACCCTGGCCATTGCGTTCATGACGGCGTTCTACATGTGGCGGCTGTGCTTCCTCACGTTTTTCGGCGAGCCGCGCGACCCCCACCGCTTCGCCCACGCGCACGAGTCGCCGGCGAACATGACCTACCCGCTGGTGTTCCTCGCGGTCCTCGCGGTCTCGGCCGGCTGGGTCGGGCTGCCGATGGAGTGGCTGACCGGGCATGGCATCGCCTCGTTCCTCTATTTCGGAGCGGAGGCGCCGGAGCACCACACGCCGGCCTACTGGCTCATGGGGGTGTCGCTCCTGGTGGGGCTGGCCGGGATCGGGCTGGCGGCCGCCATGTACTACTGGAAGAAGATTTCCGCGGACAGCGTTGTCCGCGCGGTCCGGCCGGTGCACGCGTTCCTGTACCACAAGTGGTATTTCGACGAGCTCTATTTCGCGGCGATCGTCAACCCGCTCAGCCGCTTCGCCGGCCTCCTGTGGAAGTTCGATGCGGGGATAGTCGACGGGGCGGTCAACGGGACAGCCTGGCTGACGATTCTGTGGGCGGACATCAAGCAGTGGTTCGACACGTGGATTGTCGACGGGGCGGTCAACGGGGCAGGCTGGGTGGTCAGCGGCTTCGGCGGGCTCCTGCGCTACCTCCAGAGCGGCCGGCCGCAGTTCTACGCGCTGACCATCGGGGCGGTGCTGGTGTTCGCGGCCCTCGCCAAGCTGGAGGCCAACGTCGCCGGCGCGCGCTTCCCCTACCTGACCGTAATTTTCGGGGCCGGCGTGATCCTGCTGGGGTTGTTCGCGCGCTCCGGCCGCGATGCCGGAGGACCGGACGAACCGTCCGAGGCCAAAGAATTTCAAGTGACTGTGGAGGAGAAACGATAG
- the nuoK gene encoding NADH-quinone oxidoreductase subunit NuoK, translated as MLPYLVLAMILFATGLFGVLTRRNTVGILMSLELMFNAANINFVTFNRFVETTPLVGQLFAMFVIVIAAAEAVVGLAIVLLIYRNWRGIDSDHYSVMKW; from the coding sequence ATGCTGCCCTACCTCGTGCTGGCGATGATCCTGTTCGCGACCGGGCTGTTCGGCGTGCTCACCCGGCGCAACACCGTGGGGATCCTGATGTCGCTCGAGCTCATGTTCAACGCGGCCAACATCAATTTCGTGACCTTTAACAGGTTCGTGGAGACCACCCCCTTGGTCGGGCAGTTGTTCGCCATGTTCGTGATCGTCATTGCGGCGGCGGAGGCGGTGGTCGGTCTCGCGATCGTCCTGCTGATCTACCGCAACTGGCGCGGTATCGACAGCGACCACTACAGCGTCATGAAGTGGTAG
- a CDS encoding NADH-quinone oxidoreductase subunit J, with translation MEQLFEGVGPVFWIIATVLLVSGFMVVSLKNIFHSALFLILCLFSVAGIFLLLEAEFLAAAQVLIYVGAVAILIIFAIMLTGNLASRRIRQLNENVLVGFFVSVVFVFAGVLLIRGTTTAGVWHYAAKDLTVDNIKLLGQYLMTEYALPFEIVSVLLVAAMIGAIVLARKERS, from the coding sequence ATGGAACAGTTGTTTGAAGGAGTCGGGCCGGTTTTCTGGATCATCGCCACGGTGCTCCTGGTGTCCGGCTTCATGGTGGTGTCGCTGAAGAACATCTTTCACAGCGCCCTCTTTCTCATCCTGTGCCTGTTCTCGGTAGCCGGGATCTTCCTCCTCCTCGAGGCCGAGTTTCTCGCGGCGGCCCAGGTGCTGATCTACGTCGGGGCGGTGGCGATCCTCATCATCTTCGCCATCATGCTCACCGGCAATCTCGCCTCCCGGCGGATCCGCCAGCTCAATGAGAACGTCCTCGTCGGGTTCTTCGTGAGCGTCGTGTTCGTGTTCGCCGGGGTGCTCCTCATCCGGGGGACGACGACGGCGGGGGTGTGGCACTACGCGGCCAAGGATCTGACGGTCGACAACATCAAGCTGCTCGGGCAGTACCTCATGACCGAGTACGCGCTCCCGTTCGAAATCGTCTCGGTGCTGCTGGTGGCGGCCATGATCGGGGCCATCGTGCTGGCGCGGAAGGAGCGGTCGTAA
- a CDS encoding NADH-quinone oxidoreductase subunit I, with translation MGVLNDLKALLQGLQIAGKHLGRHAVTIQYPEQRDEIPERSRGMVVLLSDKETGELNCTACLLCEKACPTGAITIDAPRGEDKKKQLAQFVVDHTLCCFCGMCEEACNFCAIKLAPNYEYSRRRPADLVFDIAMLQQWGKGVPYEDTRRRKNPVRKIGPAAATEGANTTRDTGGDEDDKPARPAARKAATETTPEDPGRPAEGAE, from the coding sequence ATGGGAGTTCTCAACGACCTCAAAGCGCTCCTCCAGGGTCTGCAGATCGCGGGCAAGCACCTCGGGCGCCACGCCGTGACCATCCAGTACCCCGAGCAGCGGGACGAGATCCCGGAGCGGTCGCGCGGAATGGTGGTCCTGCTGTCGGACAAAGAGACCGGCGAGCTCAACTGCACCGCCTGCCTGCTGTGCGAGAAGGCGTGTCCGACGGGGGCGATTACGATCGATGCGCCGCGGGGGGAGGACAAGAAGAAGCAGCTCGCGCAGTTCGTCGTCGACCACACGCTCTGCTGCTTCTGCGGCATGTGCGAGGAGGCGTGCAACTTCTGCGCGATCAAGCTCGCGCCGAACTACGAGTACTCGCGGCGGCGGCCTGCGGACCTGGTGTTCGACATCGCCATGCTCCAGCAGTGGGGCAAGGGCGTGCCCTACGAGGACACGCGGCGGCGCAAGAACCCGGTGCGGAAAATCGGCCCGGCGGCCGCGACCGAAGGCGCCAACACGACGCGCGACACGGGCGGCGACGAGGACGACAAACCGGCGCGGCCGGCGGCCCGCAAGGCCGCGACCGAAACGACCCCGGAAGATCCGGGCCGGCCGGCGGAGGGTGCGGAGTAA
- the nuoH gene encoding NADH-quinone oxidoreductase subunit NuoH, which produces MIDPVRYGTLGAMMFGVLCLVALFLVWWERKIAGHTQQRFGPMRHGWHGWYQTVMDALKLLQKEDIRVATRDRAVFFWAPVVGFVAAFLAYIVIPWGDNLIVADLNIGILYIMAVTTFTVISLLMAGWGSNNKYALLGGMRSAAQVVSYEVPMVVSVLTVIIFVGSLSMVDIVTSQAGLVFNWFIFRLPYGPIAFLTFITAATAEANRTPFDIPEAEQELIAGYSTEYSGMKFAMFYLAEFVNMFTVSAVAVTLFFGGWNGWAAVPSWIWFLGKTLVMVLLLMLFRWTYPRLRVDQLMEFAWKFLVPVTFANLIAAGVFKYLGWYW; this is translated from the coding sequence ATGATCGACCCGGTCCGCTACGGGACGCTCGGGGCGATGATGTTCGGGGTGCTCTGCCTGGTGGCCCTCTTCCTCGTCTGGTGGGAGCGCAAGATCGCCGGCCACACCCAGCAGCGCTTCGGCCCGATGCGCCACGGCTGGCACGGCTGGTACCAGACGGTCATGGATGCGCTGAAACTGCTGCAGAAAGAGGATATCCGGGTGGCGACGCGCGACCGGGCGGTGTTCTTCTGGGCGCCGGTGGTCGGCTTCGTGGCCGCCTTCCTCGCCTACATCGTGATCCCCTGGGGAGACAACCTCATCGTCGCCGACCTCAACATCGGCATCCTCTACATCATGGCGGTGACGACCTTCACGGTGATCTCGCTCCTGATGGCCGGGTGGGGGTCCAACAACAAGTACGCCCTCCTCGGCGGGATGCGCTCGGCCGCCCAGGTGGTCAGCTACGAGGTGCCGATGGTCGTGTCGGTGCTCACCGTGATCATCTTCGTCGGCTCGCTCTCGATGGTCGATATTGTGACGTCGCAGGCGGGGCTGGTGTTCAACTGGTTCATCTTCCGCCTCCCCTACGGGCCGATCGCCTTCCTCACTTTCATCACGGCGGCGACGGCGGAGGCCAACCGGACGCCGTTCGACATCCCCGAGGCCGAGCAGGAGCTCATCGCCGGGTACAGCACCGAGTACTCGGGGATGAAGTTCGCGATGTTCTACCTGGCCGAGTTTGTGAACATGTTCACGGTGTCGGCGGTGGCGGTGACGCTCTTTTTCGGTGGGTGGAACGGCTGGGCGGCGGTGCCGTCGTGGATCTGGTTTCTGGGCAAGACGCTGGTCATGGTGCTGCTGCTGATGCTGTTCCGGTGGACCTATCCGCGGCTGCGCGTCGACCAGCTCATGGAGTTTGCGTGGAAGTTTCTGGTGCCGGTGACGTTCGCCAATCTGATCGCGGCCGGCGTGTTCAAATACCTCGGATGGTACTGGTAG
- a CDS encoding NADH-quinone oxidoreductase subunit D codes for MANALRTEEFIVNMGPVHPSTHGVCRLLLTMDGEKVMKVEPVIGYLHRSIEKICENRTFAQCVPLMDRVEYVTAMSCGYMFAGAVEKLGGIEVPPRAQYLRTIMLELNRIASHLLFYGVTAMDIGAYTPFLYGLRERELIIDLFEETCGQRLTYNYIRIGGVSQDIRPDFADGTRKALKIISAKMSDYTGLLNENPIWLRRTKGVGVLPADLAIAYGVSGPNLRASGVNYDIRRNDPYLIYDRLDWNVATRPNGDCFDRYMLRLDEIRQSIRIVNQALDGLPEGEIMAKGVTVNYKPPAGEVYHRVENSRGELGAYIQADGGKKPVRVKLRGGSYNALMALPHFATNVLIADLVAIFATLDVIMPEVDR; via the coding sequence ATGGCCAACGCGCTGCGGACAGAAGAGTTCATCGTCAACATGGGCCCGGTCCATCCCTCGACGCACGGCGTCTGCCGGCTGCTGTTGACGATGGACGGCGAGAAAGTGATGAAGGTCGAGCCGGTGATCGGCTACCTGCACCGGTCGATCGAAAAGATATGCGAGAACCGGACGTTCGCCCAGTGCGTGCCGCTCATGGACCGGGTGGAGTACGTCACGGCCATGTCCTGCGGGTACATGTTTGCGGGGGCGGTCGAGAAACTCGGGGGGATCGAGGTCCCGCCCCGGGCGCAGTACCTTCGGACGATCATGCTCGAGCTCAATCGTATCGCCTCGCACCTGCTGTTTTACGGGGTGACGGCGATGGATATCGGGGCCTACACCCCCTTCCTCTACGGACTGCGCGAACGGGAGCTGATTATCGATCTGTTCGAGGAGACCTGCGGGCAGCGGCTGACCTACAATTACATCCGGATCGGCGGGGTGTCGCAGGACATCAGGCCGGATTTTGCCGACGGGACGCGCAAGGCGCTGAAGATAATCAGCGCCAAGATGTCCGACTACACCGGGCTGCTGAACGAGAATCCGATCTGGCTGCGCCGCACGAAGGGGGTCGGGGTGCTGCCGGCGGACCTGGCAATCGCCTACGGAGTTTCGGGACCGAACCTGCGGGCCTCGGGAGTGAACTACGATATTCGCCGGAATGATCCCTACCTCATATACGACCGGCTGGACTGGAATGTCGCCACGCGGCCAAACGGGGACTGCTTCGACCGTTACATGCTGCGGCTCGACGAGATCCGGCAGTCGATCCGGATCGTGAACCAGGCGCTCGACGGACTGCCGGAGGGGGAGATCATGGCGAAGGGGGTCACGGTTAACTACAAGCCGCCGGCGGGCGAAGTGTACCACCGGGTGGAGAATTCGCGCGGCGAGCTGGGGGCGTACATTCAGGCGGACGGCGGGAAGAAGCCGGTGCGGGTGAAGCTGCGCGGGGGATCCTATAACGCCCTCATGGCGCTGCCGCATTTCGCCACCAACGTGCTCATCGCCGACCTGGTGGCGATTTTCGCCACCCTCGATGTCATCATGCCGGAGGTCGACCGATGA